Proteins encoded within one genomic window of uncultured Draconibacterium sp.:
- a CDS encoding DUF4249 domain-containing protein: MKTAQIIKGIIILLFAIVALTACEDVVDVELNDEDIDLIAVEAYINTKAENNIYVKLERTLAVNQTSQNPVINNAVVQLSDNADSPNTVTLEEQGTTGIYVLPAGTTYPGITGRTYTLTITTPDGTVITGEEYLQEVETLDTVKVNLSDRGNYEYLGIYINSQETPGLGHYYKWDIYINGEFLNDGEDLAFASDELVDGNYIYDMLILLDWEDEEEDKILHSGDTIIVEQLSISAAAYDFYWGLSDQAWAGSPFSVPPANVPSNLTSNNGKRILGLFSARDVSVGNTVVIDDSNFTPLVSSIPGI, from the coding sequence ATGAAAACAGCACAAATAATAAAAGGAATTATCATTCTTCTGTTTGCGATTGTTGCGCTCACCGCCTGCGAAGATGTGGTTGACGTGGAACTGAACGATGAAGATATTGACCTGATAGCCGTTGAAGCTTACATTAATACTAAAGCAGAAAACAACATTTATGTAAAGCTTGAACGCACGCTTGCAGTAAATCAAACGTCACAAAACCCGGTAATCAATAATGCTGTGGTTCAGTTAAGCGACAATGCCGATTCGCCCAATACGGTAACACTTGAAGAACAAGGAACTACAGGAATTTACGTATTACCGGCCGGAACAACTTATCCGGGAATTACCGGCCGGACTTACACCTTAACAATAACTACCCCTGACGGAACGGTAATTACGGGCGAAGAATATTTACAGGAAGTTGAAACGCTCGATACGGTAAAAGTAAATTTAAGCGACCGTGGCAATTACGAGTACCTGGGTATTTATATTAATTCGCAGGAAACACCGGGTTTGGGACATTATTATAAATGGGATATCTACATAAATGGTGAGTTTTTAAATGACGGTGAAGACCTGGCATTTGCAAGCGATGAGTTGGTGGACGGAAATTATATTTACGACATGCTTATTCTTCTTGATTGGGAAGATGAAGAAGAAGATAAAATTCTTCATTCCGGAGATACAATTATTGTAGAACAACTTTCCATTTCAGCTGCTGCTTACGATTTTTACTGGGGTCTGAGCGACCAGGCCTGGGCCGGAAGCCCATTTAGTGTACCGCCGGCAAATGTACCGAGCAACCTGACTTCCAACAACGGGAAACGTATCCTGGGCCTATTCTCGGCACGCGATGTTTCAGTTGGCAACACAGTTGTTATCGACGACTCAAATTTCACGCCTTTGGTATCGAGTATCCCCGGAATTTAA
- a CDS encoding TonB-dependent receptor, producing the protein MMKTMMLLLLLTTGVVVQAQNITLSGYLRDASNGEALIGATVYVEELKQGTASNAYGFYSLTIPEGSYTLQVSFIGYQTIKQKIDARESLNISLSLQENTEVMEEIIVSGEAANANVERIEMGMEKLPVKTIQKLPAFMGEVDIIRTIQLLPGIQSGGEASSGLYVRGGGPDENLMILDEAPVYNASHLMGFFSVFNSNAIKDIQVYKSGIPAEYGGKASSVIDIRQKDGNSKQFGFDGGIGNLSSRLTLEGPIIKDKWSFLLAGRRTYYDILGKAAGLDELEDNTMYFYDLNGKSNLVINNNNRIYFSGYMGEDVFEMGESMYMRWGNATATARWNHIFGDKIFMNISAIFSNYDYKLGVPGDNADNFDWSSRIKDYNGKADFTWFMNPQNTVKFGVNTIRHEFRPGKITTNGDNSMFSDMELAHYNAIESAVYLSNEQKISDRFSMQYGVRLSHFQQVGKGEVNIYEDPENPDENEIIETISYGKKDKIGDAFVHLEPRLSMKYTLDRNSSVKGSYNRMVQNLHLISNTQSPTPLDIWLPSSTYIKPLKVDQVSLGYFRNFQQNMWEASVELYYKDMQNVLDYIEGAELFLNDAIETELLHGSGTSKGLEALVKKSKGKLTGWVGYTLSKTEREIPGINNGNPYPSSYDRTHDLSLVSSYQLNDRWNFAANFVYATGNPTSYPVAKYYVQGNQVYEYSARNSNRIPDYNRLDLSFTYDFKKNANRRFKQSINVSVYNVYGRRNAYSITPEANEDNPNQTEFIRLSIIGAPIPSITYNFKF; encoded by the coding sequence ATGATGAAAACAATGATGTTACTCCTTCTTCTAACTACCGGAGTTGTAGTACAAGCACAGAACATTACCTTAAGTGGGTACCTCAGAGACGCCTCGAACGGAGAAGCGCTGATTGGTGCTACGGTTTATGTTGAAGAACTGAAACAGGGCACCGCATCAAATGCCTACGGATTTTACTCTCTTACCATTCCCGAAGGAAGCTACACGCTTCAGGTTTCGTTTATCGGTTACCAAACCATTAAACAGAAAATTGATGCCCGGGAAAGTCTAAACATTTCGCTTTCGTTACAGGAAAATACTGAAGTAATGGAAGAGATTATTGTAAGCGGCGAAGCTGCCAACGCCAACGTGGAACGTATTGAAATGGGAATGGAAAAACTCCCGGTGAAAACCATTCAAAAGCTTCCGGCGTTTATGGGCGAAGTGGATATAATCCGAACTATTCAGCTGTTGCCCGGTATTCAAAGTGGCGGAGAAGCCAGCTCTGGTTTATACGTTCGTGGCGGTGGCCCCGACGAAAACCTGATGATTCTGGACGAAGCACCGGTTTACAATGCCTCTCATCTGATGGGTTTCTTTTCGGTGTTTAACTCAAATGCCATTAAAGATATTCAGGTGTATAAAAGTGGTATTCCTGCTGAATATGGAGGAAAAGCTTCGTCGGTTATCGATATCCGACAAAAGGATGGTAACTCCAAACAGTTTGGTTTCGATGGCGGAATTGGAAACCTGTCGAGCCGGTTAACTTTGGAAGGCCCGATTATTAAAGATAAATGGAGTTTTCTACTGGCCGGACGCCGCACCTATTACGATATTTTAGGAAAAGCTGCCGGTTTGGATGAGCTGGAAGACAATACTATGTATTTCTACGATTTAAATGGAAAATCGAATCTGGTAATCAACAACAATAACCGCATTTATTTTTCCGGTTATATGGGTGAAGATGTTTTCGAGATGGGCGAATCTATGTACATGCGTTGGGGAAATGCCACCGCAACCGCCCGCTGGAACCACATTTTCGGAGATAAGATCTTTATGAATATTTCGGCTATCTTCTCCAACTACGATTACAAACTTGGAGTTCCGGGAGATAATGCCGATAACTTCGATTGGTCATCAAGAATTAAAGACTACAACGGGAAAGCCGATTTTACCTGGTTTATGAATCCGCAAAACACCGTTAAGTTTGGGGTGAATACCATCAGACATGAGTTCCGTCCGGGTAAAATTACCACCAATGGCGATAACTCCATGTTTTCGGATATGGAACTGGCCCACTACAACGCCATTGAAAGTGCGGTTTATCTTTCGAATGAACAGAAGATATCCGATCGTTTTTCAATGCAATACGGTGTGCGTTTAAGTCATTTCCAGCAGGTTGGAAAAGGAGAAGTAAATATTTACGAGGATCCTGAGAATCCGGATGAAAACGAAATCATCGAAACCATCAGCTACGGAAAGAAAGATAAAATTGGTGATGCATTTGTTCATTTGGAGCCACGTTTAAGCATGAAATACACGCTCGACCGCAACAGCTCGGTAAAAGGATCGTACAACCGGATGGTGCAAAACCTGCATCTTATTTCGAACACGCAGTCGCCTACCCCGCTCGACATTTGGTTACCATCGAGCACTTACATAAAACCGCTGAAAGTCGACCAGGTTTCACTCGGCTATTTCCGAAACTTTCAGCAAAACATGTGGGAAGCATCGGTTGAACTATATTACAAAGACATGCAGAACGTTCTGGACTACATTGAGGGAGCAGAACTGTTCCTGAACGATGCTATTGAAACTGAATTACTACATGGTTCGGGCACCTCGAAAGGATTGGAAGCACTGGTAAAAAAATCGAAAGGAAAACTTACCGGCTGGGTGGGTTACACCTTGTCGAAAACCGAACGTGAAATTCCGGGTATCAACAACGGAAATCCATATCCATCATCGTACGACCGCACACACGATCTTTCGCTGGTATCGAGTTACCAGTTGAACGACCGCTGGAATTTTGCAGCCAACTTTGTTTATGCAACCGGTAATCCAACATCGTACCCTGTAGCCAAATACTATGTTCAGGGCAACCAGGTTTACGAATATTCGGCCCGCAACAGCAACCGTATTCCTGATTACAACCGCCTGGACCTGTCGTTTACCTACGACTTTAAAAAGAATGCCAACCGACGTTTTAAACAATCGATAAACGTATCGGTGTACAATGTTTACGGACGACGAAACGCCTATTCAATTACTCCTGAGGCAAACGAAGACAATCCGAACCAAACGGAATTTATTCGCTTGTCGATCATCGGAGCTCCTATCCCATCAATCACTTATAATTTTAAATTTTAA
- a CDS encoding T9SS type A sorting domain-containing protein, with the protein MKIQAKIWKQGVLLLVLLISFSSVQGASNLTNEENDWNVPPVAQNDTFVLAAQYDLVFYGNVMINDYDPNGDKIEILFAASPREALLTIDKDGHFRLEVPEKYVGNFSFDYYIKELTENEYSALGSVFIEVIENTDLDDIPNYADLDNDNDGLPDYLDGKGLDSDNDGIPNNFDIDSDNDGITDNIEWQQEHNYIAPSGIDANQNGLDDAYDPEMDGTYYDPVDTDGDGLPDMIDKDSDDDRISDLIEASNLSVEDKAGIQLLFSDQDRDGLDDVFDQMIKGSDWQNSTASSCTPGDSNNNGIRDWRDNTSHLSAESAYIFPSPASTSFQFFQPDQQFDQQLTVQIYNTKGQLSKVFTTNYSNERIPVQDLNNGTYIVKVNSDTFQHSQQVIIQH; encoded by the coding sequence TTGAAAATACAGGCCAAAATATGGAAACAGGGCGTGCTCCTTTTGGTACTTCTTATTAGCTTTTCTTCAGTTCAAGGAGCATCGAATCTAACCAACGAAGAAAATGATTGGAACGTTCCACCCGTGGCTCAAAACGACACCTTTGTTCTTGCTGCCCAATACGATCTGGTATTCTACGGAAATGTAATGATTAACGATTATGATCCGAATGGTGACAAAATTGAAATCCTGTTCGCTGCTTCACCGAGAGAGGCTTTGCTGACAATAGATAAAGACGGGCATTTCAGGTTGGAAGTACCTGAGAAATATGTGGGCAATTTCAGTTTCGACTATTACATTAAAGAACTTACCGAAAATGAATACAGTGCATTAGGAAGTGTATTTATCGAAGTTATAGAAAATACTGATTTGGATGATATTCCGAATTACGCCGACCTCGATAATGATAACGACGGCCTCCCCGATTATCTGGATGGAAAGGGACTGGACTCTGATAATGACGGTATTCCAAATAATTTTGATATCGACAGCGACAACGACGGGATTACCGATAACATTGAATGGCAACAGGAACACAACTATATTGCGCCTTCAGGTATTGATGCCAACCAAAACGGGTTGGACGACGCGTACGATCCGGAAATGGATGGCACTTACTATGATCCGGTAGACACTGACGGAGATGGACTACCCGACATGATAGATAAAGATTCGGATGATGACAGGATAAGTGATTTGATTGAGGCGTCCAACTTATCGGTGGAGGATAAGGCCGGTATTCAGCTATTATTTTCCGACCAGGACAGAGATGGTCTCGATGATGTTTTTGACCAAATGATAAAAGGTTCTGACTGGCAAAACTCTACGGCCAGTAGCTGCACTCCTGGCGATTCAAACAATAACGGCATTCGCGACTGGCGTGATAACACCAGCCATCTTTCTGCTGAATCGGCTTATATTTTTCCAAGTCCTGCCTCTACATCCTTTCAGTTTTTCCAACCCGACCAACAATTCGATCAGCAGTTAACCGTTCAAATTTATAATACAAAAGGTCAGCTAAGCAAAGTGTTCACAACCAACTACAGCAACGAACGTATTCCTGTTCAGGACCTTAACAACGGAACCTATATTGTAAAAGTTAATTCCGATACATTTCAACACTCGCAACAGGTTATTATACAACACTGA
- a CDS encoding LacI family DNA-binding transcriptional regulator — MGQKPEITIHDIAKKLNISASTVSRALKDNPLISEATRKKIKKAAIEMGYRPNVMAANLRTRRTNTIGVIVPLINRHFFSSVISGIEDVAYKQGFAVTISQSNDNLEKESTIAHTFFSNRVDGLILSIGMETQSYDHLKLFSERNIPLVFFDRIVDEIPAHKIVIDDFGGAYRATQHLIEQGRKKVAHIGGPLNLQIYAKREAGYRQAISDAGLQINENQILHNSLTRKDGLNAIKRILKTNEIPDAIFCANDTTALSAIIYLNEVGIKVPEEIAIVGFSNEPFSELVTPSISTIKQPGFEMGQKAAELLIKQISSKAKPKTYETIIMETELIIRNSSQSK; from the coding sequence ATGGGGCAAAAACCGGAAATTACAATTCACGATATAGCCAAAAAGCTTAATATTTCGGCTTCCACAGTTTCGCGTGCCTTAAAGGATAATCCACTAATTAGCGAAGCAACAAGGAAAAAGATAAAAAAAGCAGCCATAGAGATGGGTTATCGACCCAATGTTATGGCGGCGAATTTACGTACCCGGCGCACCAACACTATTGGCGTTATTGTTCCGCTAATCAACCGCCATTTTTTTTCATCGGTAATATCCGGAATCGAGGATGTAGCCTATAAGCAGGGATTTGCTGTTACTATTTCGCAATCAAACGATAACCTGGAAAAGGAAAGTACCATTGCGCACACTTTTTTTTCGAACCGTGTTGATGGATTGATCTTGTCGATCGGAATGGAAACACAATCGTATGATCACCTGAAACTTTTTTCGGAAAGAAATATTCCTCTGGTATTTTTCGATCGGATTGTTGATGAAATTCCGGCACACAAAATTGTTATCGACGATTTTGGTGGTGCTTACCGGGCTACACAGCATCTTATTGAGCAGGGAAGAAAAAAAGTGGCTCATATTGGAGGCCCACTCAACCTGCAAATCTACGCAAAACGAGAAGCCGGTTACCGACAGGCAATCAGCGATGCAGGATTACAGATTAATGAGAACCAGATTTTGCACAACAGCCTTACGCGCAAAGACGGACTTAATGCCATAAAAAGGATTCTGAAAACAAATGAAATACCCGATGCTATTTTTTGTGCCAACGACACTACTGCATTGAGTGCCATCATTTATTTAAACGAAGTTGGCATAAAAGTACCTGAAGAAATTGCCATTGTTGGTTTTAGTAACGAGCCGTTTAGCGAGTTGGTAACCCCCTCAATTTCCACCATTAAACAGCCCGGTTTTGAAATGGGCCAAAAAGCTGCCGAACTTTTAATTAAACAAATTAGCAGCAAGGCAAAACCCAAAACTTACGAAACCATTATAATGGAAACGGAACTGATCATTCGAAATTCATCACAATCAAAGTAG
- the kduI gene encoding 5-dehydro-4-deoxy-D-glucuronate isomerase gives MATIYERRYAYHPEDFKKYDTEKIRKEFLVENLMEEGNVRMVYSSIERYIVGGAVPTSEALPLETIDPLKAEYFCERREVGVMNVGSTGTVVVDGTEYKMTYKDALYIGRGSKEVTFKSDDAAKPAHFYFNSAPAHKEYPTKQVTLADANVLHLGSLETSNERNINQLMINTVVDTCQLQMGMTELKPGSVWNTMPAHQHTRRNEVYFYFEVPEEQAVCHFMGEPQETRHIWMKNEQAVISPEWSIHSAAGTSNYIFIWGMAGENLDYTDMDVIQPHELR, from the coding sequence ATGGCAACAATTTATGAAAGAAGGTATGCTTATCATCCTGAGGATTTTAAGAAATACGATACAGAAAAGATCAGGAAAGAATTTTTAGTGGAAAACCTGATGGAAGAAGGTAACGTTCGTATGGTTTATTCATCTATTGAACGTTACATTGTTGGTGGTGCAGTTCCTACAAGCGAAGCACTTCCGCTGGAAACTATCGATCCGCTGAAAGCTGAATATTTTTGTGAGCGCCGCGAAGTTGGTGTAATGAATGTTGGTAGCACTGGAACCGTTGTTGTAGACGGTACGGAGTATAAAATGACCTATAAAGATGCTTTGTACATTGGCCGTGGGAGCAAAGAAGTTACCTTTAAATCGGATGACGCAGCCAAACCTGCGCATTTTTATTTTAACTCGGCACCTGCTCATAAAGAATATCCAACCAAGCAGGTAACGCTGGCTGATGCGAATGTGCTGCATTTAGGAAGCCTCGAAACATCGAACGAAAGAAATATTAACCAGCTGATGATTAATACGGTTGTTGATACCTGTCAGCTGCAAATGGGAATGACCGAGTTGAAACCGGGAAGTGTTTGGAACACCATGCCGGCACACCAGCACACGCGCCGCAACGAGGTGTATTTCTATTTTGAGGTTCCGGAAGAACAGGCTGTTTGTCATTTTATGGGCGAGCCGCAGGAAACACGTCATATCTGGATGAAAAACGAACAAGCGGTGATTTCTCCGGAGTGGTCGATTCACTCGGCTGCCGGAACATCAAACTATATTTTCATTTGGGGAATGGCAGGCGAAAATCTTGACTATACCGATATGGATGTGATTCAACCTCATGAATTACGCTAA
- a CDS encoding gluconate 5-dehydrogenase, which yields MIQELFNLSGKVALITGGTHGIGMAIGKTLGQAGAKVCVNDISDEKLEECKAEYAEAGVNVYTLNFDVTSEEAVDKGISKIEAEVGNVDILVNNAGIIKRIPILDMPVADYKQVIDIDLVAPLIVAKRVAPKMIENRSGKIINMCSMMSVYGRNSVSAYASAKGGLKLLTANMCCEWAKYNVQINGIGPGYIATAQTAPIRDGGHPFNDLVMMRTPANRWGEPEDIGNAALFLASKAADFVNGQVLYVDGGILANFGYVKGENDI from the coding sequence ATGATACAAGAATTATTTAACCTAAGTGGAAAAGTAGCACTGATTACCGGAGGAACCCATGGTATTGGAATGGCCATTGGAAAAACACTTGGTCAGGCTGGAGCCAAAGTTTGTGTTAACGATATTTCTGATGAGAAGCTGGAAGAATGTAAAGCAGAATATGCTGAGGCAGGTGTTAATGTGTATACGCTTAACTTTGACGTTACCAGCGAAGAGGCGGTTGATAAAGGCATTTCGAAGATAGAAGCAGAAGTGGGGAATGTGGATATTTTGGTAAACAATGCCGGAATAATCAAACGTATCCCTATTCTTGATATGCCTGTTGCCGATTACAAACAGGTTATTGATATTGATTTGGTTGCGCCACTGATTGTTGCAAAACGTGTAGCACCAAAAATGATTGAGAACCGTTCTGGCAAAATTATAAATATGTGTTCGATGATGAGCGTTTACGGACGTAATTCAGTGTCGGCTTATGCATCGGCAAAAGGTGGATTAAAACTGTTAACCGCAAATATGTGTTGCGAGTGGGCGAAATATAATGTGCAAATTAATGGAATTGGTCCGGGGTATATCGCAACAGCGCAAACGGCGCCAATCCGTGACGGAGGACATCCGTTTAACGATTTGGTAATGATGCGTACTCCTGCAAACCGTTGGGGAGAGCCTGAAGATATTGGTAACGCTGCTTTGTTCCTTGCATCGAAAGCTGCCGATTTTGTAAACGGACAAGTGCTTTATGTCGACGGTGGTATTTTGGCCAATTTCGGTTACGTAAAAGGTGAAAACGATATTTGA
- a CDS encoding DUF4861 domain-containing protein, producing the protein MKKIIPFGILFLVLFVSCTQQPAITLKNPLAEERTDEVIVFSREEIAAKITLEEGNLPVFKIGEKTIPCQVDDLDGDGNWDEVVLLMDLKANETIEATIELIAESDYPKVEKRTNLRLGIHQEDGSYKEVDYYKAVPVSEPFKIIAQGEGVTWENDKIAFRVYFDCRNVKDLFGKCNPVMVADDVHTPTIPDYHVLSDWGMDVLHCGSSLGSGGIALMRNDSLFRLGSTDVYEYQKIVEGPIRSVFDLKYSGWHVDGQEMEALERITIYPGKYWFESDVTVYGCAEDDQIVTGIVTSQLKKEPFQLEVADFTCIGTHDVQSLNNDELGMAVIVPKTEAGKIGRTSDINWFEKGFKTVPEKGFSNIISETYYIGQKCKDAQPAKHYFFSVWGLDKDQWKTENGFREYISDEAEKLSSPIQKL; encoded by the coding sequence ATGAAAAAAATTATTCCATTTGGTATTTTGTTTCTGGTACTGTTTGTCTCGTGTACGCAGCAACCTGCAATTACGTTAAAGAATCCTTTGGCAGAAGAACGAACCGATGAAGTGATCGTATTTTCACGCGAAGAAATTGCCGCAAAAATTACTTTGGAAGAAGGTAATTTACCGGTTTTCAAGATCGGCGAGAAAACGATTCCCTGCCAGGTTGACGATCTAGACGGAGATGGAAACTGGGACGAAGTAGTTCTGTTGATGGATCTGAAGGCCAATGAAACCATAGAAGCGACAATAGAACTGATCGCCGAAAGTGATTATCCAAAAGTTGAAAAACGCACCAACTTACGGTTAGGAATTCATCAGGAAGACGGATCGTACAAAGAGGTGGATTACTATAAAGCAGTTCCGGTTAGCGAGCCTTTTAAAATTATTGCCCAGGGAGAAGGTGTAACCTGGGAAAATGACAAGATAGCTTTTCGGGTTTATTTCGATTGCCGAAACGTAAAAGACTTGTTTGGCAAATGCAACCCGGTAATGGTGGCCGACGATGTTCATACGCCTACGATTCCCGATTATCATGTTTTGAGCGATTGGGGAATGGATGTTTTGCATTGTGGCAGTTCGCTGGGATCAGGAGGAATTGCTTTGATGAGAAATGATTCATTGTTCCGACTGGGATCGACTGATGTTTATGAATACCAAAAAATTGTTGAAGGTCCGATCCGTTCGGTTTTCGATTTGAAATACTCAGGATGGCATGTTGATGGCCAAGAAATGGAAGCTTTAGAGCGCATAACTATTTATCCCGGGAAATACTGGTTTGAATCGGATGTAACGGTTTACGGATGTGCTGAAGATGATCAGATTGTAACAGGTATTGTAACCTCACAATTGAAAAAGGAACCGTTTCAGCTTGAGGTAGCTGATTTTACCTGTATCGGCACGCACGATGTACAGTCGCTGAACAATGATGAGTTGGGAATGGCAGTGATTGTACCGAAAACCGAAGCCGGAAAAATTGGAAGAACCAGCGATATAAACTGGTTCGAAAAAGGTTTTAAAACGGTGCCGGAAAAAGGTTTCAGCAACATCATTTCGGAAACGTACTACATTGGGCAGAAGTGTAAAGATGCCCAACCGGCAAAACATTATTTCTTTTCGGTTTGGGGCTTGGATAAAGATCAGTGGAAAACGGAAAATGGTTTCCGGGAATACATTTCGGATGAAGCTGAAAAGTTATCTTCTCCTATTCAAAAACTTTAA
- a CDS encoding GH92 family glycosyl hydrolase: protein MKNWYLLILVLLFSCSQKTEKNFLSYVDPLIGTGPASTVAALAHPGDHVNNGQTIPAVTAPFGMTQWTPQIYDNEEKCIAPFYTGQIMIQGFRASHWLSGSCTQDYGSFTIYPTQLGTNFSFQPVQRQTMCLMKTENMSPAYATFLFPTKTIMSEMTATKRCGFFRFSWLEEKNPTIMFDINSDQGKGYIKIDLERQEVYGYNPAYRIYSGQDEPAGISGYFVAKFDHEIVKYGTWGDFEYEHGTTERKDQKKIGAYVTFSTEGDTPVKLKMGTSFTSIENARKNLEAEIADWDFEATKHKMEDTWNDYLGRIDVESENLEELTKFYTAIYHALFHPRLMSDVNGDYPAFSKQYETKNNSNFDYYGDFSNWDIFRAQMPLLSLIAPKEYNDMVKSLVEKAEDGNWLPIFPMWNNYTSAMIGDHSTSILCDAAMKGFDFDLEKAYKFMRKNAYETPQEETYKDGKGRRALTSYIEFGYVPLDDVVDDAFHTNEQVSRTLEYAYDDWCVAQLAQKLGKTDDYNDLLTRSYNYSNVFDESRGWVNGKYADGRFYEDFNANTEQFFITEGTPKHYTWFVPHDVEGLIGLMGGKSTFSEKLNKLIDDKLYWHGNEPSHHIPFLFNYTNEWDRTQKTVKYILRTEYGLGRGGLSGNDDAGQLSAWYVFGAMGFYPVCPGSNEYQLSSPIFEKVTLNLDKNYYPGGKFVLKADGATSSNIFTSVKLNGKESATKMNHENLQKGGTLKFFK from the coding sequence ATGAAGAACTGGTATCTACTTATACTTGTACTCCTGTTTTCCTGCTCGCAAAAAACTGAAAAAAACTTTCTGAGTTATGTAGATCCACTCATTGGAACAGGGCCAGCATCAACAGTAGCGGCACTAGCACATCCTGGAGACCATGTAAATAACGGACAAACAATTCCGGCAGTTACAGCTCCGTTTGGAATGACACAATGGACACCGCAGATTTACGATAACGAGGAAAAATGTATTGCTCCTTTTTATACCGGTCAAATTATGATACAAGGTTTTAGGGCCAGCCACTGGCTTAGCGGTTCATGCACGCAGGATTATGGTTCTTTTACCATTTATCCCACACAACTAGGCACTAATTTTAGTTTTCAACCAGTGCAACGCCAGACTATGTGTTTAATGAAAACGGAAAATATGTCACCAGCTTACGCAACATTTTTGTTTCCAACAAAAACAATAATGTCAGAGATGACCGCAACCAAACGATGCGGCTTTTTTCGTTTTTCGTGGTTAGAAGAGAAAAATCCTACCATCATGTTCGATATAAACAGCGATCAAGGCAAAGGATACATAAAAATAGATTTAGAGAGACAGGAAGTGTATGGCTACAATCCGGCTTATCGAATTTACAGCGGCCAGGATGAACCGGCAGGGATATCAGGTTATTTTGTGGCTAAATTCGACCACGAGATCGTAAAATACGGAACATGGGGAGACTTTGAATACGAACATGGAACTACCGAACGTAAGGACCAGAAAAAGATTGGAGCTTACGTAACATTTAGCACCGAAGGAGATACGCCGGTAAAGCTAAAAATGGGAACTTCGTTCACCAGTATTGAAAATGCACGCAAAAACCTGGAAGCTGAAATTGCCGACTGGGATTTTGAAGCCACCAAACATAAAATGGAGGATACCTGGAACGATTACCTCGGACGTATTGATGTGGAATCGGAAAACCTGGAGGAGCTCACCAAGTTTTACACCGCTATATACCACGCATTATTTCACCCACGTTTAATGAGCGATGTAAACGGCGACTACCCGGCTTTTTCGAAACAGTACGAGACAAAGAATAACAGCAACTTTGATTATTATGGCGACTTTTCGAACTGGGATATTTTTCGGGCACAAATGCCACTGCTGAGCCTTATTGCTCCAAAAGAATACAACGACATGGTAAAATCGCTGGTTGAAAAAGCCGAAGATGGTAACTGGCTACCTATTTTCCCGATGTGGAACAATTATACTTCGGCAATGATTGGCGACCACAGCACATCAATACTTTGCGATGCCGCCATGAAAGGCTTCGATTTTGATTTGGAAAAGGCTTACAAATTTATGCGAAAGAATGCCTACGAAACACCGCAGGAGGAAACTTATAAAGACGGAAAAGGACGCCGTGCATTAACGTCGTATATTGAGTTTGGATATGTTCCGCTCGACGATGTTGTGGACGATGCATTTCACACCAACGAGCAGGTTTCGCGGACACTAGAATATGCTTACGACGACTGGTGTGTTGCACAATTGGCTCAGAAATTGGGAAAAACCGACGACTATAATGACCTGCTTACACGCTCGTACAACTATTCAAATGTATTTGACGAAAGCCGGGGCTGGGTAAACGGTAAATATGCCGACGGACGCTTTTATGAAGATTTTAATGCCAATACCGAGCAGTTTTTTATAACCGAAGGTACGCCCAAACATTACACATGGTTCGTTCCGCACGATGTTGAAGGACTGATTGGTTTAATGGGCGGCAAAAGCACGTTTAGCGAAAAGCTCAACAAATTAATTGACGACAAACTTTACTGGCATGGCAACGAGCCCAGTCATCATATTCCATTCCTGTTTAACTATACCAACGAATGGGATAGAACACAAAAAACGGTAAAATATATTCTGCGGACAGAATATGGCTTAGGCCGCGGCGGGCTTTCAGGAAACGACGATGCCGGACAACTTTCGGCCTGGTATGTTTTTGGCGCGATGGGTTTTTACCCCGTGTGCCCGGGAAGCAACGAATATCAACTTTCGTCTCCCATATTTGAGAAGGTAACACTCAATCTGGATAAGAACTACTATCCGGGAGGAAAGTTTGTTTTAAAAGCTGACGGAGCTACTTCTTCTAACATTTTCACTTCCGTTAAATTAAACGGCAAAGAGAGTGCTACAAAAATGAATCACGAGAATTTGCAAAAAGGGGGAACACTGAAGTTCTTCAAATAA